In Cryptomeria japonica chromosome 5, Sugi_1.0, whole genome shotgun sequence, the genomic window GTTTGGAGCTCTGTTTTAAGTGAGTTGAtatacttgaggaaaagatcttgatCTATGAGACAGACTTCTTGCTAACTATAAACTTGACTTTCAAAGGTTTGTGTTATGAAAATAATGAATTTGTCCTAATATTGTAAGTGCCACTCTGATCTCTCTTTTTGTCTAACGGCTATTTTTAAGGGCCACTTCTACGCTCTTGGATGAGCATTGAAGCCTTCAAATTCAGCAAAAAATCTACTATTTCTATTGGATTTTGGCTGGAAACAGTTGAACTCTCAAGGATTTTGAGACTTGATGTCATCCTTTGTCAAAATGTTTGTATGAACTATTTAAAAGCCACCTGTGAAGTTCCTGAGCACATTTAACGGTAAATAAGAGAGACACGGGCATTGAACTTCATTGTTTGAAATTACAGGTCCTTACCCTTTAGTATAATAAAAGCTTCTGGCTTAAGGATGTGAATGACCATCAAGATCTAATATCAAAAGAAACTATAACCTTTctaattttcacatttcataaaCTTGCACTGATGCCAATACTTCTAACATAATTAAACAATCTTAATAATTTCTCGCATGTCCAATGACTTTGATGCTACGGCAAAACCGTTGGTTACGTTTATGCATTACAGGCATAGGTTCTGATTCTCAATACCTTGTGAACTGTAGCTCAAGACTGAAAATAATTCTATGACATCAACCATGGTTTTAGTTTCAAGAGACAATTTTAGCCACTTTTGGCCATTATCCCAACCATACAAGTTATGGGGTTACTGTTAAAATGCTTGTTATGGATTTTCCGTCTTTAAGCTCAAATCAACAAGCTTGGTATCATTCTTTTCTTAGTATAAGTTTTCGTTGTGGTTAAATATGTATTCTAACAATGATCCGAGTGCTATGGTTGTAGGTAGTAACCCAACCTAATTCCATTACAGATTTGAAATGCTATCATACGATGCATTTGATCTGATATGATGTGATTCACAATTGACTATCTGAGTTGTGCATTGCAAATTAGTTATGGTCTATCAATAAAATTAATGATTTAGACAGGACACAGCAGAAATGAATATCAAAATCATGTCACAGAATCACTCTTAATAGGCATATCAAACAAGTTTTTGCACGTTACTTATAAATGTTCAAGGATACTAAAGGTTCCTCAACTATACCTGAATGGTTCTTTTGAACAAAATTCAATTAGGAAAATAGGAATGGTTCTTTTGAACTCAATTCAATTAGGAAATTTTCTTGCTTCACAAGTTTTTGTGTTATGGTATCTAGTTGCTCATTTAAATCTGCTTTTTTTAACTTCTAATGATAAGCTATTAAGAGGTAACTGCAAGTAGGTTATGTGTAGAAGACGAAGAATCACAATTAATTTTCGTTTACATTCTCTCTCTCTATGATTTTTTGATTTGCATCATAAAGGATAGCCATATTTGATGAAACTCAAACCCAAAATCTGACTAAATTCATATTCTGTGCCCCAGCCATCCGAGAACACAGTTAACAGTTCTCCAAAACCAGATAGACGAAATACTAGACCCAATAAATTCAAAAGAGAGGCCATTTTTTGTGGACTCTCAGCAAATGGTAAGGCTGATGGTCTATGTACTTTCTTGAAAAATACAGAGAATGAGCTAACTGAAAAATCAAGGAAGCGAAGGAGGACATCTAGTGACAAAATGGACGATGCTTTACCTGGCCGAGGGACAATGAATACAGCTGGAAGGGATGTGGACGGTGCAAAGAGTGTTCGTCCATACAAAGAGGGGGGAAAAACACACTTCTCTGCCCCACATGCAAATATTTCTAAAGAAACTGAAGTTCCATTTTCAGAAGCTAAGAACGGAGAAGTTCAGAACATATTGCATGCTAGGGGTGTGACAGGAGAGGCACATGGATCTTTAGATTCTCATTTTACACCCGAGAAGAACATTGCAATGCATTTTCCTTATCTTGCAGACATTGGGAAAACTAATGGTCATCCTGGTAGTGCTTGTGAAACAGGTGCAAAAGCAACTTTGAAGCAGTTAGAGCTCATTGCTTATCATACAGTACTCAAGGCATTGTACCTTCAAGGAGCTCATAGTTGGAAAATTGAAGTTCTCCTCGCAGATCTTAGGGAGGTGCTAAATGTCAGCAATGAGGAGTCTGCTTGTGAGCTGAGACGCATAACCTATAGCCAAAATAACTGAGACACTCTGTTTTAGCTGGAGCTGTTACAGAAAGGTGCAAGGATTTGGCTGTATGCCAAAGCTGTTGATGCTGATTCATGACTGAATTTTTGTTCATAAATATGGAATCAGGGGACTACCGTATGCATATATACTAGAATAGTTCGTGTATGGCTCATTTTCAATGGAGCTCGTATGCTAATTGTCATCATGTAATGCCTTCCTGGCTATAAAACATTACCTTCAAGTTTGATAACTATTGAATAGAGTGATGGTGACTATCATTAACTGTATAAACGATTTTATGGCAATACATAATTATAGATctcataaacctaaccctaatgctTAAGTATGTGTTTATTTTGTTCCTTTATAATGATATTTTTGACCGCTAGAACTTTAAATTTATGATTTTTCATATAAATGAAATGGTCATATTTCATAAGCAATTCATTTCCCAGCATATAAAGCTTGGTACCTCAATGAATTGTCTTTGCAATTTTATTCCTTAATTTATTTGTCTGTTACAGGATCCATGCCCTAGTATCATTGTTCAGATGTGTGGTATTTATAGCTTAGCCTTTAGACATTGTTTGCAAAAGAAATAACTCTCTTTCAAATTTCAACAGATGTCCTCAATTTTTCTTTCAATCTTTGCAAGCCTTCATTACATGTCATATAATGCAAACAATGCAAACCTTAGCTGCCAGCAATGAAACTTGAGGAGATTTCCTCTATTCAGCCAGGCACCCACTATGAAATGACCTCTGTTTttgttttagtttgaatttatttgccTCCTGTTTGTACAGTTGCATCTCAGCGTCTACATATTAATGATAGTGATTTTAGATTGTAAATAGTACCACAGTTTCGAAATATATGTGCCAACTAGGCAAACTATTCTGCATATCAAAGGTATACTTGCATTGCCTCTGTTCACAATTATTTTGGCCTATGTTTATTATCATAAGTCAATTAATTGGTTGATTTCTAGCTAATCGAAAGGACATATTGATCTACTGTTTGGTCGATTTAGTTATTAAAGGTTTCTTAATGTCATTCATGGTATATGGGGCTGCCTCAAGTCTGTCTTGTGAGAAAATTTTCTTTATGCTTTTCTTTATtatcaaactcttcatcttatttGCATTGTCCAGTATGTCATGTTATTGCTTTTTAAGCTAACCATGCATTGCTTCTTCAAAGTTCAAACAAGATTGTTTTAATGCGTCATTTCTATATTGTGCATGTGATAATGTTTCTCATGGAAATGGGTTTGTTTTTTAAAGTTAGCAAAATATTTTACATaatgaaaaaatattataattgtatAGAAATTCTTTTACAGGAAGGAAAATTTTATAGCTATAAATTAATGACAAGATTATTTTATCGTAATTTTAAGATCAATATACCCTGTTATTTGAAATTCTAAATCTGTACTGTTTATTGTAAATAACATGCAAATCACCTTTATCTTGAAGTGTTCTGTGCATTATTTTAATAGAGCATAAGTATCTATGATGAGCATTGATATGAGTAGGAATCATTGAAATCCAAACAATGTGCTAGTGGAGGAGTACAAAGTATTTGAATATGGTGCAAAGGTGTTTATATGAGTCATTTTTCCTTCTCAAGGTTCAAGCCCTCACATGGTTGGTCCCAGTCAACATGTTTGCCGATGCGGCTGTGACGGCGGGGGAAgggtttcatttgaataaccacCAAATTTGAGGCATTTTCTAGCTGTAGTATGGTTCCTTATAAATTCCGAGTGCTTCTTGAGGTGATTGCTGGAGGCCAGATACCTGGACTTCATCATATGGTCCTCAAGGTAGTTCATTAATTGACAACCGAGACTTGAATGGGTATATTGGATACGTTTGAGATAAACAAGATAGTGGATGAATAGAGAAGAATATTATGTTTGGTGGTTGCTCCTTGTCCTTATGCAATTGAATTTACATATATGGTAGTATGTGGAGATAGCCAAGTTTATTGGATCTTGCCACAATAGAAAGACATTGATGTTGGTCAAGATAGATGATATAGCTTGAAGCAGGATTTCGTTCTGATTAAATTTGGGGTTTCTTCAGAGTATGTGCTCCCATTGGTATATCAGCATGCCAGTGTCTTTATAGAATACAGTAAGACGGTCTAATGGAATGAAGACCAAGAGCATTGGAAAAATCCTAGTTTCAGGTTATATTATATAACAATTTTGGTTGATTGTGCAGACTGCTGATAAATATGCATCTTTTGGTTTACATAGCTAGCTAGATAAGATAAGATATGGGCAAGTGAAAACCTCGAATAAGAGTCTTCCTTCTTATGTTTCTATAAAGCTCTAACAAATAAATATTTCCATAATGGATAGACCTATGTATTTACTACATATGCAAACTGATTTAAATATTGGAACTTATTGCATGAATAAATGGAGTATTAGTCTAAAATCCATCAAAAAATAATCTAGAGCTGAAAATGTTTTCAGCTGGTAGCTGTATGTAAAATGTACATATCTACAGCAGAAAAATGGAAGTGtttcataaaattcctcatcaGAATATGATAACAAGGACTGCTATCTTTGCTGGATATACACAAAATGGGCTTGCTGAAACCCAAAGATATATAAGGAAGTCCAAATTGCTAGTATAAAGCCAAACCCAGAAATCTTTCTCTACGTCTTCCCAACATGGGCCGAGATTGAAGCTTGCAAAAAGGGTGTGCAGATGATAAAAATTATCAAAAGCAGATTTTTGCCCAACATAGTTTTGAATGCTTTCATGGACACCTGCAAAGTTCAACAAAATGGCTAAAAACTGAAAGAAGAGTTTCATGGAAGACGATGACAAGTCCCCCAATGTGGGTCAACATGGAAACTTAAAGGTTGGGTATGCAGATAGTGAAAAATGAATTAGGGAGAGAAGTTTAGTCAGATATGGCAGTTGTAATGTCCGAGATAGAAACTCTTTCAAAACTATGAAAGCATACAACACAAATGTTTGACCAAAAGGACATTGGCTGTCTATATATATGTGCCCGTTTAGGAGACGAACAAAAACAAAGTTATGAATTATATCTCCTTAGGGGTTTGTTATTGGCTTACCTATAGTGTAAGAGAACACTGAGACCCCAACTACAATGCAAAATTAGTGGTAATGCCAACCTAACATGCTGGAATTTCCTCAGATCAGACACAATTTGCAATTGCAAAGAAGAAATGCCGCTGGAACAGTTTGGGAAAGTTAATGAGTTACGTTTAAATAAAAGATGGACCAGTTTTAAAGAGGACTGGGAGTTCAGTATAGAGCATTCCAGTTATGGAAGGTCTTAGGTTCAATTGAACAATATATATGATAAAAATAATTGTATAACAATTTTATGTTTATATTAGATTACTGATATAAAGATTACCACTAAAACATTCTTTTAGGTGATGTCAAATTTATTGATGTCACTCATAGTTCTGACAAACCATTGAACAACAGTCATCAGTGCTTTTTTAATTCCATTTTTCTTATTTTACAAATAATTTCTAGTGGAACTTTTGGAGTTTGGAAGTTATTAATAATTCATCATCAAATTATACAAATCATTTGTTATGTAAGGACATTCTTTCATGTATTGTGTGATTGCTTCACCTTTACCCATACCCATAAATTGAGAGTTTTTCCTAATTTTCTATCATTTCATTCCTTTTCCAAATAGATTCATGTGTTATTTCTTCTTTAGTATCCTTATCAAAGATAGGTAGTTTGgtcttatttttttcattttcgGAGTATTAGGTTCCTCTAGTTTATTGTTATTAAGTGAGAATTTTCTTCTACTCTCTTTTTTCCTTTGTCTACTTTTAACCCTTTAGAATTCTTCTCCTTCAAATTGTTGGTAATCTCACACTTACTGAGAATTATCTTCTACTCTCTTTTCCCCTTCTTTGTCTACTTTTAGTCCCTTAGATGTATTCTTCTTCAAATTCTTTGTAATCACAACAAACTTTACAACCCATTCTTGTTTCACAACTTTCCTACTCTAATCTTAACTTTGGAAAATTTAATATCAAAGAAATTTTGTCCCAAAATCTCTTCACATGATAAAATAAACTATTTCCTTGTTTTTTTTGTCTCCATCTAGAAGGGTCTACTTAATATATCTTTTTTATAATTTCCTCATCTTTTAGATGGAATTAAGGGTGACTCTTGGTTTGTATGGGTCACATATTCATAGATCCTCTTAGAAGATTTTTATTCCCAAACTTATGGGTACAAATAAGGGTAGATTTCAAAATTAGATATGGGATGAAATGTTGAGGAGTAGATATAATTAATGAGAACTGGGCACCACCCGAAGAGGGGCATGGATGAGATTTTCATATCCTTAAATGCATCTTCCAACTCATTTGGcttaattatttttcatttttggatgctTTGTTCATTTGTGCTCCTAATGCTAGCAAGGAATGCTAAACTCCTACATGGTGAGCATGATTGCAACACCTTCAATCTCCTAGTTGGATAGTATCTACGAATGTTGACACCTAGGTAGAATTTAAATAAACACCACCACGAGCACTAGTGTCTTGTCGTAAACTATCTTTCATGTATCCACATTAAGAAGATCTATCTGATCGGGGTTTGAAGAGTAGAGCATTAATCTTCAAGCTATTACGTATTGGGTAATGAAATTTTCCTAGGAGTTTGATTACTATTGTAATGTAGAAGATGTTGTAGGCATCAATAAAGAAGGTCACACAAATTCTTCTACACATTGAGCCTCCACTAGAATTTATTTCTATTAAGAATTCCATCAGCCCTCCAAGCCTCTTTGGTCTTTATTCTTCTACATTCACCTTTTTGGTCTTTATTCTTCTATAGTACTCTTTCAAGGAGACCCTACTTGTAGCACATAAAGTCACCACAATAGAATAGAAATGTTTCTTTACCTGTGCAACATTTATcccatttttttttggattatgccCAATATGACTAAGAGGCAAGTATGTAGTAGACTTATAggataataaattaaaaatgttgatTGAAAGGCTAATGAAGATTGATGGAGACCCAAGAATGATATGAATAATCCTAGTACTAGAACTAAATAGAAGCAATTATTGGACTTCTTTAAACTACATGAAAACTTCGACAAAAAAGAGCTAGAGGATATTGAAGCCTTGAGAAAGTTGTAGCTTGTCTCTAgatgtgttaattctttgttttattTATTGTGGCACTTGAAATTTAGGTTTTTGGTTGCTAGTTTGTTGATGGTCAATTGTTCTTTGGCTGACCTATAGTTGTAAGTATCTTTTAGGATCCATGTAAAACCTATTTactcttaataaaaaatattttaccttGTATTAATtctatttgaaatttaattttaattttgacatgtttgaaaGGGTATGAAGAAGAATTTGGATTTGATGACCCATATTTAAAAACATTTATCTCTAATATATTATATTCAACAATTTTCATATACACACATAGATTCATAAGATGCAAATCGATTGAGATACACCTTATTTACTTTTTCCTTAAGTAATAACTAAGAAGGGTGTTTTATAATTCTATATCATGCAAGGTAGCAAGTGATTTAGAAAATAAGGATTGAAATCTCATCACATAATCATAAGTGTGGTCGCTTGGCCCTTTGGCACACTTGAAGAGGTGGAAAAAGACTTTAAagtgtgaactcacaataatggttcccacttttttgccaactttgacactgagttgaacattttaaaaataatcttcaccTTCCGACAACTATATAACTtgtaaactattaagaatttgaagatgaggtaaattagtgatttgtagcattttgtctttagattctaattttattttttcaattttttttgaagatttgtttttaaatttttccatctccctcaaaaagtagttttttacaagaaacaacattttttaagagtgatgtgctcccgaaatgcataaatttttttctataaatgataaaaactcaattctttcaaattttggtttataacatcaatatccagagcatgaagttggtttgatagtgatatgttgaatatttttcattttattaagttttgaagtccgactagttataatttagacataggtgtaggtttgaacacataacttgttctatacatatcgaaattcaattttattttatttttgttagaaagaagacatcaatatggAGGGCCtagatattttttataatttttttgaattagtttccctatttttcccaatgcattgaacaaagaagttcatgttcgttgACAAACCAATATTtcgtaaaatttaaaaaataagatcataataaattcacaatgtaattaaattatagtcgttggaaagcttgctccgagcaCTACCATTCTAtatttttgggttgtcaagattctttcatttgagccttgaaccagaggtttcaaggccaaaatttctctgaatttctcaaaatttgggGAGAGATGTCTAGGATGGTGGGTCGTGCAAACATGGGTTCGTACGAAGGGGGTTCGCTCAAACCCTATGGGGTTCGTTCAAACCCCTATTCGCTCGAACACCCAATGGCACAAATTTTCATATAACTGACGGGTTCAAGCAAACATGGCCTTTTGTAATGGCCGACATTCGTACGAACCCAGGCTgccgcaattttttttttttaacaatttacaATCTCATATAAATAGAAATGTATATGTATAGTAATTCGCATTTTTTGATAAAAGAAGACATTTACAAGTCATTTTAAGGGTgacaatttgaagatatttgaaggttgtTTTAAAATCATGGGGAATAAGAAGagggcaaaataagacttcaaggaagtaTTCACCCGACACGGAACAAAGATATCAAGAACAAAGAATGCAAAGATATTatgcatgtatgtatttatatttaatttctcgttaatttaatatgtattacgtactGAAAATTGCGTTTATTTGATACTTAGTTAAAAGttttttatgtaataattttatgaaaattattttaaataattttaatttaattaaattaataatttatataacaattctatcttaattaattctaaaggatgttatttttttaaaataaattggaaatggttcgattaaaaataatcttgttttaattaaaaataattttgttttaatttgaaataatgtgtgtatttgcatttcaaattcctagtCTAATTTGGCTCACACAATTTCATTGACATTTTATTTGTTTGTTAAGGGgaattaacttgcttgttgtgtcttgtgcctttggcaCATTGTGTTTAGTTTAGAACccaaggtgataacaaaagtatcatcTCCCCTCGCTTTCCATTGGAACTTGGGTGCAAGAGAAATTGTTATTAtgtttagagggtctgcctcccctcttgtgagagggaatgacccaagcggtATTTTGTTTCGGTCCTCTATACAAAAGATTGTGGTTTTGGATGAAAGTCCCTTATCAGCTGGTGTCGATGTGTTATACCGACATCTATCTCCTGTAGTGTCATTTGGTGTGATAAAACCTATAGAGTGTAACCTTTATAGACTAGGAGGCCTCATTTAGCATGAGTGAAATGTCGCATGTATAGCCACCAGATGCCCCGAAACATGACTAGACACCTTTAGATTAGTGGCTCACCCTTTTTTGACTGAACATCATGATAGAttcagtgcaaggggatagttggttttccccccaagatactcaccataaggctcccgtGAGATGAGACAGAAATCCtcagcttagcataagctacttgtagctttccgaggagagggtgatagggtcatccttctagtcctggAGGCCCCTAGCTATCCGCTCACGAAAAAGGTAAAATTGAtgaatacacccctcaaggtgtccctacacttgatcCGATAGAGATTTGAGGTTGTGGGTTGAGGTTATCATCATGAGAACAATGTCCTTACGCtaagcaagtgtttgatgtgttttcgatTGTGCTAGACCCATGGAAATTTGGGTTGATTCGACCTAAAGAACATACACATTATAATCATTTTGACAAaaacaccttcagacattgtgtcttcattgtttgttgtgtctttTTGTTGTGCAAACATTGTCAGTATCTGCAAAAACCGTGCACCTGTGTTTGAAGTAATTTAATCAGTATTGGTcccacatagtcaatcattttccttcattcacAATCCCTCCTACATATTTtccaaacttgagtcaaaaggtttcTTTGGTAGCCCTGAATG contains:
- the LOC131037271 gene encoding uncharacterized protein LOC131037271; the encoded protein is MDLRRGEPVEVCSDEEGFKGAWYPATVIRKSGLGFLIEFKDLVTDDEKSKLREKFEADQIRPVPPSLNRQYFVAHEKVDAYDKDGWWTGTVENVLADNKYIVHFSHSGEKLEYSVYQLRLHLDWIDGKWLQPSEPSENTVNSSPKPDRRNTRPNKFKREAIFCGLSANGKADGLCTFLKNTENELTEKSRKRRRTSSDKMDDALPGRGTMNTAGRDVDGAKSVRPYKEGGKTHFSAPHANISKETEVPFSEAKNGEVQNILHARGVTGEAHGSLDSHFTPEKNIAMHFPYLADIGKTNGHPGSACETGAKATLKQLELIAYHTVLKALYLQGAHSWKIEVLLADLREVLNVSNEESACELRRITYSQNN